Within the Dechloromonas denitrificans genome, the region TTGCCCCAGCTTCGCCAGAGCAACACGGCGGCGGCGCTATCCAGTTTGGTCAGCGCCAACAGATCCCAGCATGTAACGCCTTTGCCTTGGACCGCCAGTTGCTCCTGCAAATCGCTGAGATCCGGCAGCATCGCGGCCAGCGTCCACTGGCCGGACAGAACCACCCTCCCCGACTCGACGCGCAATCGGGGACTGTCACTCATGCGATTTTCCTGGCCGTCCTGGACTTGACCAGGTATTCCCGTCCGATCTGTTTCCAGATAGCCGCCTCCTCACCCAAGGCTGCGGCAGTCCACGGATTGCTGGCCAGCCATTCGGCAGGCAACTCAAGCTGAAAACCGTTACCCAGCAATTTGACGGACCAGGCCGGCAACAGCCGGTCGTCACGGGTGCGATGCAGCAGCACGGCCAGGCGCAAGCAGAAAACCAGTTTCCAGGCGCTGTCGGACGCAGGAATTGCACTCAGCTTTTCCAGCTTGCCACGATGGCCAAGCACCAGCATGGCCAGCCGCGCCTGATCCTTCTTTGAAAAACCCGGCATGTCGGCATAGGTCAGCACGTAGGCACCGTGCTTGTGATAGGCGTTGTGGGCGACCGAAATGCCGATCTCGTGCAGCCGCGTAGCCCACGACAGAAACTGCACATCGTCCTCGCTCGGCTCGCCTTCGGCCAATTGCGTCAATGCCGATAGCGCGGTCGCCTCGACCCGCTCGGACTGATCGGCCTCGACCTGATAGCGCCGGCGAAACTGTGCCACCGTCGAGTCGCGCATATCGTGGTGATGAAAGCGGCCGAGCAGGTCATAGAGGACTCCCAGACGCAAGGCACCGTCGGCATAGGTCATCCGCTCGATACCCAGTTCCTCGAAAATCGCCGACATGATGGCAATGCCGCCCGGCAGCACCGGCAGACGGTCTCCCTTGACGCCGGGCAAATCGAGCGCCTCGGCCGAGCCGGCCTTGATCAGCAGCGAACACAGCCGATCCAGGCCTTCACGGGTAATGCCGCTCTCGCCATTCGGATTGAGCGCATTCAACTCCAGCACGTCGGCAATGGCCCGGGCCGAACCGGAGGAGCCGATCGCTTCCTTCCAGCCCAGACGCTGGTAGTCGTAGGCGATCAGCTCGATTTCCTTGGCAGCGGCAATCTGGGCTTCGCGCAAGCGCTTCTTGTCGAATTTGCGATCCGGGAAAAACTGCAGCGTGTAGCTGACGCAACCCATGTACAAGGATTCCATCAGTTGCGGATCATGCCGCTTGCCGATGATGAATTCCGTGGAGCCGCCACCGATGTCGATGACCAGCCGCTTGTGGGCCGCCATCGGCAGCGAATGGGAGGCGCCGATGTAGATCAGCCGGGCCTCTTCGCGCCCGGCGATGATTTCGATCGGGAAACCGAGGGCCGCCTCGGCGAGCGGCAGAAATTCCGCAGCGTTCTTGGCGACCCGCAAAGTATTGGTCGCCACCACCCGCACCGCACCGCCATCCAGGCCGCCCAAGCGCTCACCGAAACGGCGCAGGGCTTCCAGCGCCCGGGCCTGAGCGGCTTCGTCCAGACGTTTGTCGGCCGTCAGGCCGGAGGCCAGGCGCACCGGTTCCTTCATCGAATCAAGGATATAAATCTGGTCGTCAACCACCCGTCCGACCTGCAGGCGGAAACTATTGGAACCCAAATCAACGGCGGCTACGGTTTCGTAGATCATTTGCTAGGTACGACGGGAAGGTAGAACTGGCCAGCATTCTAACATCCGCACCTAAGCCGGAATCTTTCCGTTCAGAGGCAAAAAAAACCGCCGGCTCGCGCCGGCGGGTTTTTTGCAAAGACACTAATGACGATTAGCTGGTCAGTGCCTTCTTGATCTGCTCCAGCGTGGACGGATCGTCGATGGTCGTCAGATCGCCCGGATCGCGGCCTTCAGCCAGCGCCTGCAGCGAGCGGCGCAGCATCTTGCCGGAACGGGTCTTCGGCAGACCGGTGACGAAGTGCACGCGGGCAGGACGGCCAATCGCCCCGAGAATGCCGTCGACCGTGCCGAACACTTCCTTCTCCAGCGCCTTGACCAGCTCGGGCGTCGCCACCTTGGAAGCATCCTTGACGACGGCGAACGCCATCGGCACTTGTCCCTTCAGCTTGTCCTCGACACCGACCACGGCCACTTCGGCAATTGCCGGGTGGTTCTGGATCGCTTCCTCGATTTCACGGGTGCCCAGGCGATGACCGGCGACGTTGATCACGTCGTCGGTACGGCCGAGGATGGTGAAATAACCGTCGTCGTCCTTGATCGCCCAGTCGTAGGAGGAATAAACCAGCGGCTCCTTGAACAGCGTGAAGTAGGTCGACACGAAACGGTCGTCCTGGCCCCAGACGGTGGACAGGCAGCCGGGCGGCAGCGGTGGGATGACGGCGGCGATACCTTTTTCGTTGGCATCGCAAATCGAGCCGTCTTCGCGGAAAATCTGCAGGTTGTAGCCATAGACCGGGAAGGACGGCGAACCGTACTTGATCGGCGTATTTTCGACACCCGGCAGTGCAGCCAGCATCGGCCAGCCGGTTTCGGTCTGCCAATAGTTGTCGATGACCGGCTTTTGCAGCTCGGTCATGAACCACTCATGCGTCGGCTGGTCGAGCGGCTCGCCGGCCATGAAGACGTGCTTCAGCGACGACAGGTCGTACTTGTGCATGTACGCCGGGTCTTGCTTCTTCAGTACGCGGGCGGCGGTCGGCGCCGAGAACATCACGGTAACCTTGTACTTTTCGACGATCTGCCACCAGATGCCTGGATCGGGACGCAGCGGCGTGCCTTCGTACATCACGGTGGCCATGCCGGCGATCAGCGGACCATAGATGATGTAGGAGTGACCGACCACCCAGCCGATGTCGGAAGTCGAGAAGAAAGTCTCGCCCTCGCCACCGCAATAGATGTGCTTCATCGACGAAGCCAGGGCCACCGCATAGCCGCCGGTGTCGCGCTGGACGCCCTTCGGCTTGCCGGTCGTACCGGAGGTGTAGAGGATGTAGGACGGCTCGGAGGACTCCAGCCATTCGCACGGCACCTGGGCATCGATAAACTGCTCGCGCAGCGTGGCGTAGTCGACATCGCGCCCGGCGACCTTGTTGAATTCCTTGTCCAGCCCACGGTCGACCATCAACACCTTGGCCGGCTTGTGTTCGGCCAGCTCGATCGCTTCATCGAGCAGGTGCTTGTAGGGCACGGCCTTGCCACCACGCATGCCGGCGTCGGAAGAAACGATCAACACCGGCTTGGCGTCGTCGATACGGGTAGCCAGCGAACCGGAAGCGAAGCCGCCGAAGACCACCGAGTGGATGGCGCCAATACGGGTCGCCGCGAGGATGGCGAAGGTTGCCTGGGCGATCATCGGCATGTAAATCAGCACGCGGTCGCCCTTCTTGACGCCGAGGCTCTGGTAGATCGCCGCCATGCGTTCGATTTCGCGCTGCAGTTCAATGAAGGAATAAACCTTCTCTTCGTTGGTCTCAGTCGACACGAAGATCAGTGCGCGATCGTTCGGCCGCTTGGCAGCATGGCGGTCAACCGCGTTGTAACACAGGTTGGTCTTGCCACCGACGAACCATTTAGCAAACGGCGGACGGGAATAGTCACAGACCTGGGTGAACGGTTCCTTCCAGTCGACAAGCTGGGCCTGCTCGGTCCAGAACTCATCCGGCTTTTCGATGGAATATTGGTGAAACTCCTTGTACGTCGCCATAAAGCTCCCTCTAATTAAGATTTCCTGCACTACAAAAATACTGAACGGACTATTGTTTTGGAGGATTCCGTTCAGTCAAACGGCGTTCGATCTCTGCCATCGGCAAAGCCAAACCCAATTCCTGATTGATCAGACCGATCAACGGCAACAACTGCCGGCCAAGCACCGCCAGATGCGGCTTGACCGGATCCTGGCGGCCAGCCGCCAGCAATTCCAGCGCGTGGTTGATCGAAATCGGCCGCGTCGCCGGCAAGACACCACCGGTATTGGTGCGATTGCCGCCGGCCGCCATCGCCTGCTGCATGCGTTGCCCGGCCAGATCAAGCAAGGCGCCGGCCGAACCAACCGCATCGACCGGCACGCTGGCCAGCCCGATGCTAACCGTCAGCGCCACCGTCTGGCCCTGCACCGACAGCCGTGCCACCTCGACGGCCTCGCGCACTCGTTCGGCAAAGGTCGCGCAAAATGCCGCCGCAGTGCCTGGCGAGACGACGGCGTACTGGCCGGCGCCGAAATGTCCGAGGCTGTCTTCCTGGCGCATCTTGCCGACCAGCATCTTGGCAAAGCGGTTGCCTACCGCCTCGGCGACTTGTGGCCCCAGTCGTTCGCACATCCCGGCAAAACCGTCGAAGCCGAGCACCATCACGCTGGTTTCGACGCCATGCCGTGATGAATGCGACAAGCCCTGGGCGGTCTGGAGTTCAACGAATTTTCGCGTAAACAAGCCGCTCACCGGATCCTGAACCATACCTTCGCGCCCGGTATCGAGGCTTTCCTGGGCATTCGACAGGGCCAGCAGATTATTCAAGCGGGTCAGCACCTCGGCGCTGCCGGCTCCCTTGGTAACAAAATCCGAAACGCCAAGCTCGCGCGCCTTGAGGCGCTCCTCTTCGGTTTCCTCGCCGGAAACCAGGATGAAGGGCAATTGCTGCAAGCGGCGCAGCTTCGATGTCCGAACCCGCTCCAGCAACTCATAACCATTCAGCTTCGGCATCTGCAGGTCGGAAATCACGGCCCGGATAGAATGGTCGAGGACCAGCGTCTGCCAGGCCGCCTCGCCATCGCCCTCCTCGCGAACCTCGTAAGACCCCTTCAGATGCTTGATGAGCGACACCCTGACGACTCGCGAGTCGTCAACGACCAGGATGCGCGGCAGGTCAGCCACTTCAGCCTCCGGCAACGTCAACCACCACGCGACCTTTGGCCCGACCTGCTATGTATTCGTTGAAAGTAGCCGGCAATTCGTCCAGTGCAATGCACCGGGCCATGGCGGCCAGATGCGGCGGCCGCAGATCGCCGGCCAGGCGCCGCCAGACGCCGCTGCGATAGGGTTCGCGGATATAGCCGGAATCGACTCCGAGCAGGGAAACGCCGCGCAAAATGAAGGGCGCTACCGTGGTATTCAGCGACATGCTGGCCGCCAGACCAATACTAGCGATCGTCCCGCCCTGCTCCATCGTGCTGGCAATCCAGGCCAGGACATCGCCCCCCAGATTATCGACCGCCCCCGCCCAGCGCCCCCGGTCGAGCGGGCGGATTTTCGACAGATCGAGACTCTGGCGCAGCATGACTTCGGCGGCGCCCAGCCCGCGCAGGTAGTCGGCCTCGCTCTCCTTACCGGTCAGCGCCACCACGTGATAGCCGCTCTTCGCCAACATATCGACGGCCAGGCTGCCGACTCCACCGGTTGCCCCGGTAACGATAACCGGCCCCTTGTCCGGGCGCAGGCCGTTTTCCTCCATCCGCACAATGCCGAGGGCCGCCGTAAAGCCGGCCGTACCGAGCGCCATGGCATCGAACAAGCTCAGGCCATCGGGCAGCGGAACGACCCAGTCGCCCGGCACGCGGGCAATTTCGGCATAACCGCCGTGATGCGCCACGCCGATGTCGAAACTGGTCGCAATGACCGGATCGCCGACCTTGAAGCGCGCATCGGAACTTTCGATAACCGTACCGGACAGGTCGATGCCGCCGACGCAGGGAAAGCGCCGAATGATCTTGCCGCTACCGGTTGCCGCCAGCGCATCCTTGTAGTTGACGCTCGAATAGGCGACACGAATGGTGACTGTACCGGGATCGAGCTGACTCTCGTCCATCTGGACGAAACCGCTGATTACCTTGCCGTCACGCTCCTCAATCAGCAGTGCCTTGAAGGGTTTCATCGTGTTCCTTACGCTGTGGGAAAGAAATTGTATTCATAATTACGGACTATGAACATAGTTACGGGGCGCGATTTTGCCAAATCACCCCAAGTCTTTACAGATGCCTGTTTTTCCAATACATTCCGGCCCTATGCGTAAAGTAACTACCTCGTTTTTGCTCGCTTCCGCCCTGCTTTTCAGCGGCATCGGTGCCGCTTCCGCAGCGGAACAGAGCCGGAAGCCGGACGAGCAGATGTCGTTCCTTGAACGTTACACCAACGCAGCCCAGGATGTCATCCTGCAAGGCCTGAAGCTGGTTGGCGTCCGTTACCGCCTGGGCGGCAACGACGAGAACAGCGGTCTCGACTGCAGCGGTTTTGTCCGCCTGGTGTTCAAGGACAGCATCGGTGCCTCGCTACCCCGCACGGCCCGCGAAATGAGCGAAGTCGGCCAGCAGGTCAGCACCAGCGAGTTGAAACCGGGCGACTTGGTGTTCTTCAACACCATGCGCCGGACCTTCTCGCATGTCGGCATCTACCTTGGCGACAACCATTTCATGCATGCGCCGCGCACCGGCGCCGAAGTCCGCGTTGAGAGCATGGAAAGCAGCTACTGGGTGCAGCGCTATAACGGCGCCCGACGAATTCTCGACGGAAACTGAAAACCGGCGGCTTGCGAGCCGCTTTTTTACACCTGCACTTGGTAACGTTTCTCATTTACAAACCATTTTTCGGCATGTAGACTGAAAAAACCTCATTCCCCATGGAGTTTTTCAGCATGAAATCACGGTCCGTTCTGATTGCCGCCGCCATTGCCGCCCTGTCACACCCCGCCTTCGCTGAAGACAAGATCCTCAACCTTTACTCGGCCCGGCACTATCAGACGGATGAGGCGCTCTACGCCAACTTCACGCAGCAGACCGGCATCAAGATCAACCGCATCGAAGGCAAGGAAGACGAACTGCTCGAGCGGATCAAGAATGAGGGTGCCAACAGCCCGGCCGATGTTTTCCTGACCGTCGATGCGGCCCGGCTGGCCAAGGCACACGAGCTTGGACTGTTTGCCCCAGTCGTTTCGAAATCGCTTGAATCCCGGATTCCGGCCCATCTGCGCACCGAAGACTGGTTTTCCTTCTCGACCCGGGCCCGTGTCATCGTTTACAACAAAGCGGCGGTCAAGGCCGAGGACGTACAGAATTACGAAGATCTGGCCAATCCGAAGCTGAAGGGCAAATTCTGCTCGCGCTCCGGCTCGCACCCCTACAATCTCTCGTTGATGGCCTCGATCATCGCCCATCAGGGTGAAGCCAAGGCCGAAGAATTGGCACGCGGCATGGTCGCCAATTTCGCCCGCGCCCCGAAAGGCGGCGACACCGACCAGATCAAGGCAGTGTCAGCCGGCGAATGCGGCCTGACCATTTCCAACACCTATTACGTTGCCCGTCTGTTGCGCTCGACGAAACCGGAAGACCAGAAGCTGATGGCCAAGGTCGGCGTCGTCTGGCCCAACCAGGGAACGACCGGCACCCATATCAACGTTTCCGGCGGCGGCATGATGAAGACTGCGCCGCACAAGGAAGCCGCCGTCAAGTTCCTCGAATACCTCGCATCCGACCAAGCCCAGCGCTACTTCGCCGACGGCAACAACGAATGGCCGGTGGTGGACAGCGTCAAGGTGGCTAATCCGGCCCTCGACTCGCTCGGCAAGTTCAAGGCCGACAAACTGCCCGTCAAGAATCTGGCAATGTACCAAACCAAGGCCCAGATCATTTTCGATCGCGCCGGCTTCAATTAATCACCGCCCTGGGGGGCTTGCGAATAGGCGGAAGGCGGCCGGCTAGACCCGGCGCGCCGCCGTAATCTGCCGCGATAGCGCAATCAGCGGCAGCAAGCCCACCGCGACAATCGCCAGCGAGGCCGTCGACGCCTCGGCCAGCCGCTCATCGGAAGCCAGCGTGTAGGCCTGGGTGGCCAGCGTGTCGAAATTGAAAGGGCGCATGACGAGCGTTGCCGGCAATTCCTTCATCACATCGACGAACACCAGCAAACCGGCAGTAAACAAGCTGCCACGCAAGATCGGGGCATGTACCCGGCGCAGCGTTTCAGCCTGACCAAGACCAAGGCTGCGCGCTGCGTCATCCATGTTCGGCGTGATCTTGGCCAGACTCGACTCGACGGTATGCAGCGCGACCGCCAGAAAACGCACCAGATAGGCGTAGATCAGCGCGGCAATGCCGCCGGTCAACAGCAGGCCGGGGTTGTAGCCGAACCATTGCTCCCACTGTCCGACCAGCCAGTTGTCGAGGCGCGTCACCGGGATCAGCACCCCCACCGCGATCACCGCCCCCGGCACCGCATAGCCAAGGCCGACCAGCCGGTTCAAGCCGTTGGCAAAAGCCGTTTTCGAGAGGCGGGCACCGTAGCCCATCAGCAGCGCCAGAAAAACGCCGATCACGGCGGTCGCACCGGCCAGCACGAAGCTGTTCCGGGCCAGCATCAGGAAGCGTCCGCCAAACTGGGCATCGCCCTCGGTCAGCGCCATTTTGAGGAGCAGGACGGCGGGCAGGAGAAAGCCGAGCAGCAGCGGCAACGCACAGGCGAGGACCGCCAACGCGGCCGGCACGCCGGACAGGCGAGCCCCGGCCATCGGCCGGTTGCGGCCGGTAGTGTTGTGGTAGCGGGCCCGGCCGCGCGATACCCGTTCGGCCATCAGCAGGAAAAGCACGAAACCGAGCAGCATGGCCGCCAGCTGGGCCGCCGCAACGCGGTCGCCGAGCGAGAACCAGGCGCGGTAAATGCCGGTGGTAAAGGTATTGACGGCAAAGTAGGCCACCGTCCCGTAGTCGGCCAGCGTTTCCATCAGCGCCAGCGCCACGCCGGCGACGATGGCCGGCCGGGCCAAGGGCAGCGATACCGAAAAGAACGCCCGCCACGGCCCCATGCCGAGCGTCCGCGCCGCTTCCAGCATGCCGCTGGCGCGTTCGAGAAAGGCGGTGCGGGCAAGCAGGTAAACGTAGGGGTAAAGGACGCAGACGAACATCAACATCGCGCCGGGCAAGGTGCGGATATCGGGGAACCAGTAGTCGCCATGCTCCCAGCCAAAAGTGTCGCGCAACGCCGTCTGGACCGGCCCGACGAACTGCAGGAAATCGGTATAGACGTAGGCCATCACGTAAGCCGGCATGGCCAATGGCAGAACCAGCGCCCAATCGAAAATGCGCCGCCCGGGAAAATCGTGCATCGAGGTCAGCCAGGCCGTCGCGACGCCGAGCACGCCGACGCCGCAGCCAACCCCAAGGCACAGCCACAACGAATTCAGGATGTATTCCGGCAACACGGTCTGCGCCAGATGCGCCCAGGTGCTGCTCGTGCCGCTCACGAAGAGATTGAGGCCGACGCTCGCTACCGGCAGCCCGGCCAGCAGGGCGACGATGAAGCCGACGATCAACAGGGGAGAGTATTGGGCTGCGCGCATGGAAGTGAATGGGAATTATAATCGACCGCTATGGCCCAACTTGAACTAAATGGCGTTGTTCAGCGCTATGGCAAACACACCGTTGTCGACGGGGTGAATTTCTATCTGGAACAAGGGAAAATCGCCTGCCTGCTCGGCCCGTCGGGCTGCGGCAAGACCACGCTGCTGCGCTGCATCGCCGGTTTTGAGGATATTGCCGACGGCGAAATCCGCCTGCGCGACGAAGTGGTCAGCTCGGTCGGCCAGCGCGTCGCTCCGGAAAAACGGCGGATCGGCATGGTCTTCCAGGACTACGCGCTGTTTCCGCACCTGACCATCGAACAAAATGTCGCCTTCGGACTCGGTCGCAACCCGACCGAGGATATCCATCTGCGCGTTCGCCAGTTGCTGGCGACGGTCGGCCTGTCCGGGCAAGGCGAAAAGTATCCGCATGAACTCTCCGGCGGCCAGCAACAGCGCGTTGCCCTGGCCCGGGCGCTGGCGCCACGGCCGGAACTGATCCTGCTCGACGAGCCCTTCTCCAATCTCGATGTCGGCCTGCGCGAGCGGCTCTCGGTCGAAGTGCGCGAAATTCTCAAGCGCGAAGGGTCGACCGCCGTGATGGTCACCCACGACCAGAACGAGGCATTCGCCATGGCCGACGAAATCGGCATCATGTACGAAGGACGCATCCAGCAATGGGACATCCCGTACAACCTGTACCACCGGCCGGCCAACCGCTTCGTTGCCGACTTCATCGGCCAGGGCGTGCTGGTCACCGGCACCGTTGGCGACAACAACAGCGTCCGCATGGAGCTCGGCACCCTGGTTTCCGACACCCCGGTCGAATGCAGCGAGACCTGCGACCATTGCGACAACGGCTGCCGCGTCGACATCCTGCTGCGCCCCGACGACATCGTGCATGACGACGCCAGCCCGGTGCACGCCGAAGTGCTGCACAAAGCCTTCCGCGGCGCCGACATCCTGTACACGTTGCGCCTGGCCAGCGGCACCGAGGTCCTGTCGCTGGTGCCTTCGCATCACAACCATGCGCTGGGCGAAAAGATCGGCATCCGGCTCGATGCCGACCATGTCATTGCCTTCAAGAAGCATGACGAATGCACTGATCCCGCCTGCGAGATCAAGCTCGAACAGCAACCCCGGCCAATCACCTGGCTGGCCGAAAACGCCCCCCGCTAAACGCGAACCCGCTTGATGATTCCCTTTCTCGGTCCGCATTCGACATTCCCGCCGGTCGAGACCGCCCGGGAAGACATGGGCGGCCTGGTGGCGATTGGCGGCGACCTGTCTCCGGACCGTCTGCTCAACGCCTATCGGCAAGGCATTTTCCCGTGGGGCACCGTCGAGGGCCACCCGCTGTGGTACAGCCCCGACCCGCGCATGGTGCTTTTTCCCGAGGAATTCCGCCTGACCCGCTCGCTGCGCAAGACGCTGCGCGCCGGCCACTGCGAAGTCCGCTTCGACAGCAACTTCGCCGGGGTCATTGCCGGCTGCGCCGAAACGCCGCGCCCTGGGCAAGACGGTACCTGGATTTCGCCGGACATGATGGGCGCCTACATTCGTTTGCACGAACTTGGCTGGGCGCACTCGGTCGAAACCTACAGCGAGGGCCATCTGGTTGGCGGTCTGTACGGCCTCGCCATCGGGCGGATGTTCTATGGCGAATCGATGTTCTCTCACCGCAGCGACGCCTCGAAGATCGCCTTCGCTCACCTTATCCGCTACCTTGTCACGCATGAGTTCGCCATGATCGATTGCCAGATGCGTACCGAGCACCTTGCCTCCCTGGGTGGCCGTGAAATTCCGCGTTCGAGCTTCCTGACCCGCTTGCAGGCATTGACCGGCGAAGCGGGATCGCGCGCCCGGTGGTCGGCCGCCGACCTGACACTGGACTGGTAACCATGGCCCGCCCGGACGACGCAGCGCTACCCTTCTCGCTGCTCCAGTTCTACGCCACCTCACCGTATCCGTGCAGCTATCTGCCGGACCGTCAGGCACGCTCGCAGGTCGCCACGCCGGCCCACCTGATCAATGCCGAAATCTACAGTTCGCTGGTCCGCGCCGGCTT harbors:
- the ppx gene encoding exopolyphosphatase; the protein is MIYETVAAVDLGSNSFRLQVGRVVDDQIYILDSMKEPVRLASGLTADKRLDEAAQARALEALRRFGERLGGLDGGAVRVVATNTLRVAKNAAEFLPLAEAALGFPIEIIAGREEARLIYIGASHSLPMAAHKRLVIDIGGGSTEFIIGKRHDPQLMESLYMGCVSYTLQFFPDRKFDKKRLREAQIAAAKEIELIAYDYQRLGWKEAIGSSGSARAIADVLELNALNPNGESGITREGLDRLCSLLIKAGSAEALDLPGVKGDRLPVLPGGIAIMSAIFEELGIERMTYADGALRLGVLYDLLGRFHHHDMRDSTVAQFRRRYQVEADQSERVEATALSALTQLAEGEPSEDDVQFLSWATRLHEIGISVAHNAYHKHGAYVLTYADMPGFSKKDQARLAMLVLGHRGKLEKLSAIPASDSAWKLVFCLRLAVLLHRTRDDRLLPAWSVKLLGNGFQLELPAEWLASNPWTAAALGEEAAIWKQIGREYLVKSRTARKIA
- a CDS encoding propionate--CoA ligase; translation: MATYKEFHQYSIEKPDEFWTEQAQLVDWKEPFTQVCDYSRPPFAKWFVGGKTNLCYNAVDRHAAKRPNDRALIFVSTETNEEKVYSFIELQREIERMAAIYQSLGVKKGDRVLIYMPMIAQATFAILAATRIGAIHSVVFGGFASGSLATRIDDAKPVLIVSSDAGMRGGKAVPYKHLLDEAIELAEHKPAKVLMVDRGLDKEFNKVAGRDVDYATLREQFIDAQVPCEWLESSEPSYILYTSGTTGKPKGVQRDTGGYAVALASSMKHIYCGGEGETFFSTSDIGWVVGHSYIIYGPLIAGMATVMYEGTPLRPDPGIWWQIVEKYKVTVMFSAPTAARVLKKQDPAYMHKYDLSSLKHVFMAGEPLDQPTHEWFMTELQKPVIDNYWQTETGWPMLAALPGVENTPIKYGSPSFPVYGYNLQIFREDGSICDANEKGIAAVIPPLPPGCLSTVWGQDDRFVSTYFTLFKEPLVYSSYDWAIKDDDGYFTILGRTDDVINVAGHRLGTREIEEAIQNHPAIAEVAVVGVEDKLKGQVPMAFAVVKDASKVATPELVKALEKEVFGTVDGILGAIGRPARVHFVTGLPKTRSGKMLRRSLQALAEGRDPGDLTTIDDPSTLEQIKKALTS
- a CDS encoding GGDEF domain-containing protein, with the protein product MADLPRILVVDDSRVVRVSLIKHLKGSYEVREEGDGEAAWQTLVLDHSIRAVISDLQMPKLNGYELLERVRTSKLRRLQQLPFILVSGEETEEERLKARELGVSDFVTKGAGSAEVLTRLNNLLALSNAQESLDTGREGMVQDPVSGLFTRKFVELQTAQGLSHSSRHGVETSVMVLGFDGFAGMCERLGPQVAEAVGNRFAKMLVGKMRQEDSLGHFGAGQYAVVSPGTAAAFCATFAERVREAVEVARLSVQGQTVALTVSIGLASVPVDAVGSAGALLDLAGQRMQQAMAAGGNRTNTGGVLPATRPISINHALELLAAGRQDPVKPHLAVLGRQLLPLIGLINQELGLALPMAEIERRLTERNPPKQ
- a CDS encoding oxidoreductase; amino-acid sequence: MKPFKALLIEERDGKVISGFVQMDESQLDPGTVTIRVAYSSVNYKDALAATGSGKIIRRFPCVGGIDLSGTVIESSDARFKVGDPVIATSFDIGVAHHGGYAEIARVPGDWVVPLPDGLSLFDAMALGTAGFTAALGIVRMEENGLRPDKGPVIVTGATGGVGSLAVDMLAKSGYHVVALTGKESEADYLRGLGAAEVMLRQSLDLSKIRPLDRGRWAGAVDNLGGDVLAWIASTMEQGGTIASIGLAASMSLNTTVAPFILRGVSLLGVDSGYIREPYRSGVWRRLAGDLRPPHLAAMARCIALDELPATFNEYIAGRAKGRVVVDVAGG
- a CDS encoding C40 family peptidase; translation: MRKVTTSFLLASALLFSGIGAASAAEQSRKPDEQMSFLERYTNAAQDVILQGLKLVGVRYRLGGNDENSGLDCSGFVRLVFKDSIGASLPRTAREMSEVGQQVSTSELKPGDLVFFNTMRRTFSHVGIYLGDNHFMHAPRTGAEVRVESMESSYWVQRYNGARRILDGN
- a CDS encoding Fe(3+) ABC transporter substrate-binding protein, producing MKSRSVLIAAAIAALSHPAFAEDKILNLYSARHYQTDEALYANFTQQTGIKINRIEGKEDELLERIKNEGANSPADVFLTVDAARLAKAHELGLFAPVVSKSLESRIPAHLRTEDWFSFSTRARVIVYNKAAVKAEDVQNYEDLANPKLKGKFCSRSGSHPYNLSLMASIIAHQGEAKAEELARGMVANFARAPKGGDTDQIKAVSAGECGLTISNTYYVARLLRSTKPEDQKLMAKVGVVWPNQGTTGTHINVSGGGMMKTAPHKEAAVKFLEYLASDQAQRYFADGNNEWPVVDSVKVANPALDSLGKFKADKLPVKNLAMYQTKAQIIFDRAGFN
- a CDS encoding ABC transporter permease is translated as MRAAQYSPLLIVGFIVALLAGLPVASVGLNLFVSGTSSTWAHLAQTVLPEYILNSLWLCLGVGCGVGVLGVATAWLTSMHDFPGRRIFDWALVLPLAMPAYVMAYVYTDFLQFVGPVQTALRDTFGWEHGDYWFPDIRTLPGAMLMFVCVLYPYVYLLARTAFLERASGMLEAARTLGMGPWRAFFSVSLPLARPAIVAGVALALMETLADYGTVAYFAVNTFTTGIYRAWFSLGDRVAAAQLAAMLLGFVLFLLMAERVSRGRARYHNTTGRNRPMAGARLSGVPAALAVLACALPLLLGFLLPAVLLLKMALTEGDAQFGGRFLMLARNSFVLAGATAVIGVFLALLMGYGARLSKTAFANGLNRLVGLGYAVPGAVIAVGVLIPVTRLDNWLVGQWEQWFGYNPGLLLTGGIAALIYAYLVRFLAVALHTVESSLAKITPNMDDAARSLGLGQAETLRRVHAPILRGSLFTAGLLVFVDVMKELPATLVMRPFNFDTLATQAYTLASDERLAEASTASLAIVAVGLLPLIALSRQITAARRV
- a CDS encoding ABC transporter ATP-binding protein, coding for MAQLELNGVVQRYGKHTVVDGVNFYLEQGKIACLLGPSGCGKTTLLRCIAGFEDIADGEIRLRDEVVSSVGQRVAPEKRRIGMVFQDYALFPHLTIEQNVAFGLGRNPTEDIHLRVRQLLATVGLSGQGEKYPHELSGGQQQRVALARALAPRPELILLDEPFSNLDVGLRERLSVEVREILKREGSTAVMVTHDQNEAFAMADEIGIMYEGRIQQWDIPYNLYHRPANRFVADFIGQGVLVTGTVGDNNSVRMELGTLVSDTPVECSETCDHCDNGCRVDILLRPDDIVHDDASPVHAEVLHKAFRGADILYTLRLASGTEVLSLVPSHHNHALGEKIGIRLDADHVIAFKKHDECTDPACEIKLEQQPRPITWLAENAPR
- the aat gene encoding leucyl/phenylalanyl-tRNA--protein transferase, producing the protein MIPFLGPHSTFPPVETAREDMGGLVAIGGDLSPDRLLNAYRQGIFPWGTVEGHPLWYSPDPRMVLFPEEFRLTRSLRKTLRAGHCEVRFDSNFAGVIAGCAETPRPGQDGTWISPDMMGAYIRLHELGWAHSVETYSEGHLVGGLYGLAIGRMFYGESMFSHRSDASKIAFAHLIRYLVTHEFAMIDCQMRTEHLASLGGREIPRSSFLTRLQALTGEAGSRARWSAADLTLDW